Proteins from a genomic interval of Nitrosomonas sp.:
- a CDS encoding type III pantothenate kinase: MNNSISLLAIDSGNTAIKWGLHDGLRWVEKGSILQSERIMLRQVLLQLPSVSNIIVSNVAGSSVSNDLRELLGNWRVRQQWITAQVKQCGVYNHYVFPGQLGADRWAALIAAWHHLKRECLVVNIGTAMTVDILSDTAEFRGGIILPGPKLMQQALVDQTNGIRTEGCGKFQSFPNNTGDAVFSGMIQALTGAIEKMYALLALNRDHSLPKVIISGGDAAWVCEHIHLPYQIMDNLVLEGLRIIAREKPDPA; encoded by the coding sequence ATGAATAACTCTATTTCTCTTTTAGCGATTGATTCCGGCAATACAGCTATCAAATGGGGACTGCACGATGGTCTGCGCTGGGTGGAAAAGGGTTCAATATTACAAAGTGAACGTATCATGCTGCGTCAGGTTCTGCTGCAATTACCTTCAGTTAGCAACATAATTGTCTCCAATGTTGCGGGCAGTTCCGTCAGCAACGATCTCAGGGAGTTACTTGGCAATTGGCGGGTGCGTCAACAGTGGATAACTGCCCAAGTTAAACAGTGCGGCGTATATAACCATTATGTTTTTCCCGGGCAATTGGGCGCTGACCGCTGGGCTGCATTGATTGCGGCTTGGCACCATTTGAAGCGAGAGTGCCTTGTCGTTAATATTGGCACCGCTATGACAGTCGATATCCTGTCGGATACCGCCGAATTTAGGGGGGGAATCATTCTGCCTGGACCAAAATTAATGCAGCAGGCACTGGTTGATCAGACAAACGGCATCAGAACGGAGGGCTGTGGAAAATTCCAGTCTTTTCCAAATAATACTGGTGACGCCGTTTTTAGTGGCATGATTCAAGCACTAACCGGAGCAATCGAGAAAATGTATGCTCTACTTGCTCTCAATAGGGATCATTCTTTACCAAAGGTAATAATAAGTGGCGGTGATGCAGCATGGGTTTGTGAGCATATTCACCTGCCCTATCAAATAATGGATAATCTGGTGCTGGAAGGGCTGCGGATCATTGCCAGAGAGAAACCTGACCCGGCATAA
- a CDS encoding YihA family ribosome biogenesis GTP-binding protein codes for MTNALFSKAEFYTTVNQLRDLPKESGVEIAFAGRSNAGKSSAINTLAGRGRFAFVSKTPGRTQHINFFQLGARRFIVDLPGYGYAKVPLAIRQHWTELLSQYLQTRETLFGMVLIMDIRHPIMPLDVQMLEWFALTRKPVHILLSKADKLSRSKAVETLRYVSSYLAAHQITGSVQIFSSMTSEGKDEAILLLKNWLESAEQALQTTSTESGQKKTPVKGD; via the coding sequence ATGACAAACGCACTATTTAGTAAAGCTGAGTTCTATACTACGGTCAACCAGTTGCGTGATCTTCCCAAGGAATCAGGAGTAGAAATTGCCTTTGCTGGTCGCTCCAATGCAGGTAAATCAAGTGCAATCAACACCCTGGCTGGCAGAGGGCGTTTTGCTTTTGTCAGTAAAACACCAGGACGAACGCAGCATATTAATTTCTTTCAACTCGGTGCGCGGCGTTTCATCGTTGACTTGCCAGGTTATGGTTATGCGAAGGTACCGCTGGCTATCCGACAACACTGGACGGAGTTATTGAGCCAGTACTTACAAACCCGTGAGACGTTATTTGGAATGGTGCTGATCATGGATATACGCCATCCCATCATGCCGCTTGACGTACAAATGCTTGAATGGTTTGCGCTCACCAGGAAACCAGTTCATATTCTGCTGAGCAAAGCGGATAAACTTAGTCGCAGCAAAGCTGTTGAAACACTGCGCTATGTTAGCAGTTATCTGGCGGCACACCAGATTACAGGAAGCGTACAAATATTTTCCAGCATGACATCAGAAGGCAAAGATGAAGCCATCTTGTTGCTGAAAAATTGGCTGGAGAGTGCAGAGCAGGCATTGCAAACTACCAGCACAGAATCCGGGCAAAAAAAAACCCCGGTCAAAGGGGATTAA
- the hemB gene encoding porphobilinogen synthase — protein sequence MTPFSQFPQKRMRRLRRDDFSRRLVREHHLQASDLILPVFVLEGNNRQEKVASMPGIIRQSLDLLFSQAEQCLQLGIPALAIFPVIDASRKNLTADEAFNPEGLVPRVVTALKQRFPELGIITDVALDPYTSHGQDGLIDEQGYVMNDETVRVLEQQALVHAQAGADIVAPSDMMDGRVGTIRAILDQHRFIHTRILAYSAKYASSFYGPFRDAVGSSATLGASNKYTYQMDPANSDEALHEVALDIQEGADMFMVKPGMPYLDIVRRVKQEFGVPTFVYQVSGEYAMLKAAAINGWLDEKACVLEALLSFKRAGADAILTYFAREAAMWLQQK from the coding sequence ATGACACCTTTTTCTCAATTTCCACAAAAAAGAATGCGCCGGCTGCGGCGAGATGATTTCTCCCGCCGTCTTGTACGTGAACATCATCTGCAAGCCAGTGATCTGATTCTTCCGGTATTCGTACTGGAAGGTAACAACCGGCAGGAGAAGGTTGCCTCGATGCCGGGTATTATTCGTCAGAGTCTCGATCTGCTGTTTTCCCAGGCGGAACAATGTCTGCAACTGGGCATACCGGCACTGGCCATTTTCCCGGTAATCGATGCTTCCAGAAAAAACCTGACCGCAGACGAAGCGTTCAATCCGGAGGGGCTAGTGCCACGTGTGGTAACTGCGCTCAAGCAACGTTTTCCCGAGCTTGGCATTATTACCGATGTGGCGCTCGACCCCTACACCAGCCATGGTCAGGATGGCTTAATTGATGAACAGGGCTATGTGATGAATGATGAGACCGTGCGCGTCCTGGAACAGCAGGCGCTGGTACATGCCCAGGCAGGAGCTGACATCGTTGCCCCCTCCGACATGATGGATGGCCGCGTGGGTACAATTCGCGCCATACTCGATCAACACCGTTTCATCCATACCCGCATACTGGCCTATTCAGCGAAATATGCATCCAGCTTCTATGGCCCGTTCCGTGATGCAGTGGGTTCATCGGCAACATTGGGCGCCAGCAATAAGTATACCTATCAGATGGATCCAGCTAATTCCGATGAGGCGCTGCATGAGGTAGCGCTCGATATCCAGGAAGGAGCGGATATGTTCATGGTCAAACCGGGTATGCCTTATCTTGATATTGTACGCAGAGTCAAACAGGAATTCGGCGTGCCTACCTTCGTTTATCAAGTCAGTGGCGAATATGCCATGCTGAAAGCAGCCGCAATCAATGGCTGGCTGGATGAAAAAGCCTGCGTACTCGAGGCCTTACTATCTTTCAAGCGTGCGGGCGCAGATGCAATTCTGACTTACTTCGCACGGGAAGCCGCGATGTGGTTGCAGCAGAAATAG
- a CDS encoding M48 family metallopeptidase: protein MLKRSSAFLSSSNSKVITEILTMKLNDLDVEVIQKNIKHVHLSVYPPDGRVKVSAPVSMSPDTLRVFVMSKLAWIRKQQLKLRVQEREAPHEYIDRESHHVWGKRYLLKIEATETPPRVELRHNKLVLSVRTGTSREKKQAILEAWYRENLKHAIPVLIETWQPRMNVHVTRFHVQRMKTRWGSCSVHSGSIRLNTELAKKPPICLEYVVVHEMTHLLEPTHNSRFIGLMDRFLPKWRFYRDELNRLPVGAEEWVS, encoded by the coding sequence ATGTTGAAGAGGTCGAGCGCATTTTTGTCATCGTCAAACAGCAAAGTGATTACTGAAATCCTGACTATGAAACTGAATGATCTTGATGTGGAAGTAATTCAAAAAAATATCAAGCATGTTCATTTAAGCGTCTATCCGCCGGATGGCCGGGTCAAAGTTTCCGCGCCGGTCAGCATGTCACCGGATACCCTGCGGGTGTTTGTCATGTCCAAACTGGCGTGGATCAGGAAGCAGCAGTTGAAGCTGCGCGTACAGGAACGCGAAGCGCCACACGAATATATCGACCGCGAAAGTCACCATGTCTGGGGTAAGCGTTATCTGTTGAAAATTGAAGCAACAGAAACGCCGCCCAGAGTAGAACTCAGGCACAATAAACTGGTGCTGTCGGTCCGGACGGGAACAAGCCGGGAAAAAAAACAGGCGATTCTGGAAGCCTGGTATCGCGAGAATCTCAAGCACGCCATCCCCGTATTGATTGAAACATGGCAGCCGCGCATGAATGTGCACGTGACCAGATTCCATGTGCAAAGAATGAAAACCAGGTGGGGCAGTTGCAGCGTGCATTCCGGCAGTATCCGGCTGAATACCGAACTGGCCAAAAAACCGCCGATTTGCCTGGAATATGTTGTGGTGCACGAAATGACCCACCTGCTGGAACCGACACATAACAGCCGATTTATCGGATTGATGGATCGATTCCTGCCGAAATGGCGGTTTTATCGGGATGAACTCAATCGATTGCCGGTCGGGGCTGAGGAATGGGTATCTTGA
- a CDS encoding HAD family hydrolase, with product MKLALFDLDNTLLAGDSDFQWAQFLIEQKVLDQEVYAAKNIEFYEQYKNGTLDIHEFLDFQLKPLARHSREQLNEWRRQFVVEKIQPLITPGARELVSRHQTEQNLCIIITATNSFVTAPIAQALGIDHLIATDPEQIDGQFTGRVAGVPCFQKGKITRLEQWLDEQNLTWLSFLQSWFYSDSLNDLPLLSKVTHPVAVDPDDTLRAHAQKNNWPIISLR from the coding sequence ATGAAACTGGCTTTATTTGATCTGGATAACACGCTTCTTGCAGGAGATAGCGATTTTCAATGGGCACAATTCCTCATCGAGCAGAAGGTGCTTGATCAGGAAGTATATGCAGCAAAAAATATCGAGTTTTATGAGCAATATAAAAATGGTACGCTCGATATCCATGAATTTCTGGATTTTCAGCTTAAACCACTGGCTCGTCATTCACGTGAGCAATTGAATGAGTGGCGCAGGCAGTTTGTTGTTGAAAAAATTCAGCCATTAATTACACCTGGCGCGCGTGAACTGGTCAGTCGTCATCAGACAGAACAAAATTTATGCATCATCATTACCGCGACCAACAGTTTTGTTACAGCACCCATTGCGCAGGCGCTAGGTATTGATCACTTGATTGCGACAGATCCCGAGCAGATCGACGGGCAGTTTACCGGCCGGGTGGCTGGCGTGCCTTGTTTTCAGAAAGGCAAAATTACGCGGCTGGAGCAGTGGCTGGATGAACAAAATCTTACCTGGCTATCATTTCTGCAAAGCTGGTTTTACAGTGATTCACTTAATGATTTGCCGTTGCTTAGCAAGGTCACGCATCCCGTTGCGGTTGATCCTGATGATACTTTGCGGGCACATGCCCAGAAAAATAATTGGCCGATTATCAGTTTGCGTTAA
- a CDS encoding HsdR family type I site-specific deoxyribonuclease, with product MNTVSKPERATQNRVVKLFREQLGYRYLGNLEDKPDNSNIEVPQLMRYLTANGYDHSQISKALDKLQSAANNHAQNLYHNNKAVYQLLRYGVPVKTEAGLPTDTVHLIDWRHPEKNDFYIAEEVTVFGEKEKRPDVVLYVNGIAIGVLELKNSRVSIGDGIRQNLVNQQPEFIGAFFSTIQFVFAGNDSEGLQYGTIGTPEKFFLKWKEDEADNSGYKLDKYLAKICTKQRLIELLYDFVLFDGGKKKLPRAHQYFGVKAAQAHVRRKDGGIIWHTQGSGKSIVMVLLAKWILENNPHARIAIVTDRDELDKQIESVFRDAGEAIYRTHSGRDLMAQLGQARPRLLCSLVHKFGKRDVDDFDAFIEQLQSQPSYAVGELFIFVDECHRTQSGKLHKTMQALLPGAVFIGFTGTPLLKKDKGTSLEVFGKYIHTYKFNEAVEDGVVLDLVYEARDIDQRLSSQQKIDDWFAAKTRGLNDFQKAELKKKWGTMQHVLSSRSRMDKVVTDIVGDFSVKPRLSTQMGNAILVASSIFEACRYYELFQATELKGKCAVVTSYNPQSRDITSEETGANTETDKQVIYHTYETLLNDVNAEPGKSQTETYEDKAKKLFVDEPANMKLLIVVDKLLTGFDAPSCSYLYIDKSMQDHGLFQAICRVNRLDSEDKKFGFIVDYKDLFKKLVNEKGTGAIQVYTEELDYDQFEAKDCDILIQDRLSKGREWLDNALEELELLCEKVEPPQDDLQHIHYFCGNTEIPEDLKAREVQRTALYKATANLLRAYANIGDDMEAAGYTADATEHIQARVDHFLKLRDVIKNASNEKIDLKAYEADMRYLIDRYIQAEESVVISPFADMPILEVIVKSGIAEAIGAMPDGIRSNQEAVAETIENNVRSHIIKNHLLNPAYFEEMSTLLDEIIKQRKQNALDYQEYLQKIADLAKQVMAGQADDAPKSLDTRAKRVLYGNLGEDEALALQINDAVRDSKQDGWRDNQAKENQIKRAIFEIVNDVEEVERIFVIVKQQSDY from the coding sequence GTGAATACTGTCAGCAAACCCGAGCGCGCTACCCAGAACCGTGTCGTGAAATTGTTCCGCGAGCAGTTGGGCTATCGCTATCTCGGCAATCTGGAAGACAAGCCGGACAACAGCAACATCGAAGTGCCGCAACTGATGCGCTACCTGACCGCCAACGGTTACGATCACAGCCAGATCAGCAAGGCGCTGGATAAATTGCAAAGTGCGGCCAACAATCACGCCCAGAATCTGTATCACAACAACAAGGCTGTTTATCAACTGTTGCGCTATGGCGTGCCGGTCAAAACGGAAGCCGGATTGCCTACCGATACGGTGCATTTGATCGATTGGCGGCATCCTGAGAAAAATGATTTTTACATTGCCGAAGAAGTGACGGTATTCGGTGAAAAAGAAAAACGCCCGGATGTCGTGCTGTACGTCAACGGTATCGCCATCGGCGTGCTGGAACTGAAAAACAGCCGCGTTTCCATCGGCGATGGCATCCGCCAGAACCTGGTGAACCAACAACCGGAATTCATCGGCGCATTTTTCAGCACCATCCAGTTCGTGTTTGCCGGTAATGATTCCGAAGGGCTGCAATACGGCACCATTGGCACGCCGGAGAAGTTTTTCCTGAAGTGGAAAGAAGACGAGGCGGATAACAGCGGCTACAAGCTGGATAAATACCTCGCCAAAATCTGCACCAAGCAACGCCTGATCGAATTACTGTACGACTTTGTGCTGTTCGATGGTGGCAAGAAGAAATTGCCGCGCGCGCACCAGTATTTCGGCGTCAAAGCCGCGCAGGCGCATGTGCGCCGCAAGGACGGCGGCATCATCTGGCACACCCAGGGCAGCGGCAAAAGCATCGTCATGGTGCTGCTGGCCAAATGGATACTGGAAAACAATCCGCATGCCCGCATCGCCATCGTCACCGACCGCGATGAACTGGACAAGCAGATCGAAAGCGTTTTCAGGGATGCCGGGGAAGCGATTTACCGCACGCACAGCGGGCGCGATCTGATGGCGCAACTGGGGCAGGCCAGGCCGCGTTTGTTGTGTTCCCTGGTGCACAAGTTCGGCAAACGCGATGTCGATGACTTTGACGCTTTTATCGAGCAACTGCAAAGCCAGCCGAGCTATGCGGTCGGCGAATTGTTTATTTTTGTCGATGAATGCCACCGCACGCAAAGCGGCAAGCTGCACAAAACCATGCAGGCATTGCTGCCCGGCGCGGTGTTCATCGGCTTTACCGGCACGCCGCTGCTCAAAAAAGACAAAGGCACCAGCCTGGAAGTGTTCGGCAAATATATCCACACCTACAAATTCAACGAGGCGGTGGAAGACGGCGTGGTGCTTGATTTGGTGTACGAAGCGCGCGACATTGATCAACGCTTGAGTTCGCAGCAAAAAATCGACGACTGGTTTGCCGCCAAAACCAGGGGATTGAACGATTTCCAGAAAGCCGAGCTGAAAAAGAAATGGGGTACGATGCAACACGTGCTCAGTTCCAGATCGCGCATGGATAAGGTGGTGACCGATATTGTCGGGGATTTCAGCGTGAAGCCGCGCTTAAGCACGCAAATGGGCAACGCCATCCTGGTGGCATCGAGCATTTTCGAGGCCTGCCGCTATTACGAGCTGTTCCAGGCAACCGAATTGAAAGGTAAATGCGCGGTGGTCACTTCGTACAATCCGCAATCCCGGGACATCACCAGCGAAGAAACCGGCGCGAACACCGAGACGGACAAGCAAGTTATCTATCACACTTACGAAACCTTGCTGAACGATGTCAACGCCGAACCGGGCAAATCCCAAACCGAAACTTACGAGGATAAGGCAAAAAAACTGTTTGTCGACGAACCGGCGAATATGAAGCTATTGATCGTGGTCGACAAACTGCTGACCGGTTTCGATGCGCCCAGTTGTTCTTATCTGTACATCGATAAATCGATGCAGGATCACGGCCTGTTCCAGGCCATCTGCCGCGTAAACCGGCTCGATAGCGAAGACAAGAAATTCGGCTTTATCGTCGATTACAAGGATTTGTTCAAAAAGCTGGTGAACGAGAAAGGTACCGGCGCGATTCAGGTGTATACCGAAGAACTGGATTACGACCAGTTTGAAGCGAAGGATTGCGATATTCTGATCCAGGACCGGCTGAGCAAAGGCCGCGAGTGGCTGGACAACGCGCTGGAAGAACTGGAGTTGCTGTGCGAGAAAGTGGAGCCGCCCCAAGACGATTTGCAACACATTCATTATTTCTGCGGCAATACCGAAATCCCGGAAGACCTGAAAGCGCGCGAAGTGCAACGGACGGCGCTATATAAAGCCACCGCCAACCTGCTCCGCGCCTACGCCAACATCGGCGACGACATGGAAGCCGCTGGTTACACCGCCGATGCGACTGAGCATATCCAAGCCCGCGTGGATCACTTTCTTAAACTGCGTGACGTCATCAAAAACGCTTCCAATGAGAAAATTGATCTGAAAGCGTATGAAGCGGACATGCGTTATTTGATCGACCGTTATATTCAGGCGGAAGAATCGGTGGTGATCTCTCCTTTCGCCGATATGCCGATCCTGGAAGTCATTGTGAAAAGCGGCATCGCCGAGGCCATCGGCGCGATGCCGGATGGTATTAGATCCAATCAGGAAGCGGTGGCGGAAACCATCGAAAACAATGTGCGCAGTCATATCATCAAAAACCACCTGCTCAATCCGGCGTATTTTGAAGAAATGTCGACACTGCTGGATGAGATCATCAAGCAACGCAAGCAAAACGCCCTCGATTATCAGGAATATCTGCAAAAGATCGCCGATCTGGCCAAACAGGTGATGGCAGGACAAGCGGACGATGCGCCAAAGTCACTGGATACCAGGGCCAAGCGTGTGCTGTACGGCAATTTGGGTGAAGATGAAGCGCTGGCGCTGCAAATCAATGATGCGGTGAGGGACAGCAAGCAGGACGGCTGGCGTGACAATCAGGCAAAAGAAAATCAAATTAAACGGGCGATTTTTGAAATCGTCAACGATGTTGAAGAGGTCGAGCGCATTTTTGTCATCGTCAAACAGCAAAGTGATTACTGA
- the guaA gene encoding glutamine-hydrolyzing GMP synthase, which yields MHSKVLILDFGSQYTQLIARRIRATNVYCEIHPFDVDPKIIQDMAPVGIILSGGPASAFAEDAPRAPQIVFELGLPVLGICYGMQVMADQLGGSVANALAREFGYAELTTESCRLFENIQDRISTEGQKILDVWMSHGDRVDSLPSGFKIIAHNAATPVAAMADESRQFYGLQFHPEVTHTLQGRSILDRFVHDICQAGCDWNMPDYIDEAIGRIRARVGNERVILGLSGGVDSSVAAALIHRAIGDQLTCVFVDNGLLRQHEAKQVMETFSRNLAVNVIHVDARRQFLERLQGTADPEQKRRIIGREFVEIFQQEAARIDDAKWLAQGTIYPDVIESAGSKVQKAHTIKSHHNVGGLPDTLHLKLLEPLRELFKDEVRELGLALELPHELVFRHPFPGPGLGVRILGEVKYEYTELLRQADAIFIEELKHSGWYEKTAQAFAVFLPIKSVGVMGDGRSYEYVIALRAVQTEDYMTAHWAELPYTLLAKISNRIINEVRGINRVVYDISGKPPATIEWE from the coding sequence ATGCATTCAAAGGTACTCATTCTGGATTTTGGTTCCCAATATACGCAGCTCATCGCTCGCCGTATTCGCGCAACCAATGTTTATTGCGAAATTCACCCATTTGATGTTGATCCGAAAATAATTCAGGATATGGCGCCAGTTGGCATCATCCTCTCCGGTGGACCTGCTTCAGCGTTTGCGGAAGATGCACCTCGCGCACCACAAATTGTGTTTGAGTTAGGCCTGCCAGTATTAGGTATCTGCTATGGTATGCAGGTGATGGCTGATCAATTGGGTGGCAGCGTGGCAAATGCGCTTGCACGTGAATTTGGTTATGCCGAGTTAACGACCGAATCCTGCAGGCTGTTTGAAAATATACAGGATCGTATCAGCACGGAAGGTCAAAAAATACTTGATGTCTGGATGAGCCATGGTGATCGAGTTGATTCGTTACCATCAGGATTTAAAATAATCGCTCATAATGCAGCCACTCCAGTTGCTGCAATGGCAGACGAGTCGCGCCAGTTTTATGGTCTGCAGTTTCATCCCGAAGTCACGCATACCTTGCAAGGTCGCAGTATTCTGGATCGATTCGTGCATGACATCTGCCAGGCAGGTTGCGACTGGAATATGCCGGATTATATCGATGAAGCAATTGGACGTATTCGTGCCCGTGTTGGAAATGAGCGAGTTATCCTCGGGCTGTCGGGTGGAGTGGACTCCTCGGTTGCGGCAGCACTGATTCATCGTGCTATTGGTGACCAGCTCACTTGTGTATTTGTCGATAACGGCCTACTGAGACAACATGAAGCCAAGCAGGTAATGGAAACATTTAGCCGCAATCTTGCGGTTAATGTGATTCATGTCGATGCGCGCCGTCAATTTCTGGAACGCTTGCAAGGTACTGCCGATCCAGAACAGAAGCGGCGCATCATTGGACGGGAATTTGTGGAAATTTTTCAACAGGAAGCCGCCAGGATTGATGATGCCAAATGGCTGGCACAGGGCACCATTTATCCTGACGTTATTGAATCGGCCGGAAGCAAAGTACAAAAAGCCCACACCATCAAATCACACCATAACGTCGGTGGCCTGCCCGATACCCTGCACCTGAAACTGTTGGAACCGTTACGCGAACTGTTCAAGGATGAAGTTCGGGAACTGGGTCTTGCGCTGGAGCTGCCACACGAACTGGTATTTCGTCATCCCTTTCCCGGCCCGGGGCTGGGTGTGCGGATACTGGGGGAGGTTAAATACGAATACACAGAATTACTCCGCCAGGCAGATGCCATTTTTATCGAGGAACTCAAGCATTCCGGCTGGTATGAAAAAACCGCACAGGCTTTTGCTGTTTTCCTGCCAATTAAATCTGTCGGCGTTATGGGGGATGGCCGCAGCTATGAATACGTAATTGCCCTGCGCGCCGTGCAGACCGAGGATTACATGACTGCGCATTGGGCAGAATTACCCTACACGCTGCTTGCTAAAATCTCCAACCGTATCATCAATGAAGTACGAGGCATCAATCGTGTGGTCTATGATATTTCCGGGAAGCCGCCTGCAACTATTGAGTGGGAATGA
- the guaB gene encoding IMP dehydrogenase produces MRLLQKALTFDDVLLVPAHSEILPRDVRLVTKLTRGLTVNIPVISAAMDTVTEAPLAIAIAQVGGIGIIHKNMPIEVQAAQIAQVKRFESGVVKDPIVISPDMTVRKVLELTRQHNISGLPVVQGKKVVGIVTNRDFRFETNLDQPIRNIMTPRKKLVTVREGVSQAEALALLHKHRLEKLLVVDENFELRGLITVKDITKTTEHPNANTDSLERLCVGAAIGVGEGSDERAEALIEAGVDVIVVDTAHGHSQGVLDRVQWVKKHFPQIQVIAGNIATADAARALVDHGADAVKVGIGPGSICTTRIVAGVGVPQISAIDNVAKALLGTGVPIIADGGIRYSGDISKAIAAGANAVMLGGLLAGTEESPGEIELLKGRAYKSYRGMGSLSAMQQGSSDRYFQEAERNKNEKLVPEGVEGRVPYKGTLASVIHQLMGGVRSSMGYLGCSTIEDMHNKAEFIEITSAGIRESHVHDVQITKEAPNYHVE; encoded by the coding sequence ATGCGACTGCTCCAGAAAGCACTGACATTCGACGATGTCTTGCTGGTTCCTGCCCATTCTGAAATCTTGCCGCGAGACGTCAGGCTCGTCACGAAACTGACGCGCGGCCTGACCGTTAATATTCCAGTCATTTCTGCCGCGATGGATACCGTGACGGAAGCACCGCTCGCCATCGCCATCGCTCAGGTAGGAGGGATCGGCATTATCCACAAAAATATGCCGATTGAAGTGCAGGCGGCACAGATTGCACAGGTTAAGCGCTTTGAAAGTGGCGTGGTAAAAGACCCGATTGTCATTTCACCTGATATGACAGTGCGCAAGGTGTTGGAACTGACACGGCAGCATAATATTTCCGGGTTGCCAGTGGTTCAAGGTAAAAAGGTGGTTGGTATTGTCACTAATCGGGATTTTCGTTTCGAAACCAATCTCGATCAACCCATTCGCAATATCATGACGCCCAGAAAAAAACTGGTTACCGTGCGTGAGGGCGTATCTCAGGCGGAAGCACTGGCACTGTTGCACAAACACCGGCTGGAAAAACTGCTGGTGGTGGATGAGAATTTCGAATTGCGTGGACTGATTACCGTTAAGGACATTACTAAAACCACCGAGCATCCTAATGCCAACACTGATAGTCTGGAGCGTTTATGTGTTGGTGCGGCAATTGGCGTTGGCGAGGGAAGTGATGAACGTGCGGAAGCGCTGATCGAAGCCGGAGTGGATGTGATTGTCGTCGATACTGCGCATGGACATTCTCAAGGAGTGCTGGATCGCGTTCAATGGGTGAAAAAGCACTTTCCACAAATTCAGGTGATCGCGGGCAACATTGCTACGGCAGATGCGGCGCGGGCGCTGGTAGATCATGGTGCAGATGCAGTCAAGGTTGGGATTGGTCCTGGGTCGATCTGTACCACCAGAATTGTTGCCGGAGTCGGGGTTCCACAAATTTCTGCCATTGACAATGTTGCCAAGGCATTGCTGGGAACGGGCGTGCCAATTATTGCCGATGGAGGAATTCGTTATTCTGGAGATATTTCCAAGGCAATTGCGGCAGGCGCCAATGCGGTGATGCTGGGCGGATTACTGGCAGGAACCGAGGAATCCCCCGGTGAGATTGAGCTACTGAAGGGCAGAGCATATAAAAGTTACCGTGGCATGGGATCGCTATCGGCGATGCAGCAGGGATCCAGTGATCGCTACTTTCAGGAAGCCGAGCGTAACAAAAATGAGAAACTGGTACCGGAGGGTGTGGAAGGACGGGTTCCCTATAAAGGTACGCTGGCCAGCGTTATTCACCAATTGATGGGCGGTGTGCGTTCAAGTATGGGCTATCTCGGTTGCAGCACTATTGAGGATATGCACAACAAGGCTGAGTTTATTGAAATTACTTCCGCCGGTATACGCGAATCGCACGTCCATGATGTGCAGATTACCAAGGAAGCACCCAATTATCACGTTGAATAG